One stretch of Legionella birminghamensis DNA includes these proteins:
- a CDS encoding conjugal transfer protein TrbH: MKELSVLLAAVLLSSCASMRYGNFTQMPQGKDAFLAADAATQLTRVYPPAQNTFCIGQAVNDGFGLSLIQNLRKKGYGINENQCPKNKANFFYVLDELKPQSYRVSLFVGTQTLSRLYSKSHENIFPVSAWTHKE, from the coding sequence ATGAAAGAATTAAGTGTTTTATTGGCTGCCGTCTTGTTATCAAGCTGTGCCAGCATGCGTTATGGCAATTTCACCCAAATGCCTCAGGGCAAAGATGCTTTTCTGGCGGCAGATGCAGCTACTCAATTAACGCGAGTATATCCACCTGCTCAAAATACATTTTGTATTGGTCAGGCAGTCAACGATGGCTTTGGCTTAAGTCTTATTCAAAACTTGAGAAAAAAGGGTTATGGCATCAATGAAAATCAATGCCCTAAGAATAAAGCTAATTTTTTCTACGTCCTTGATGAACTTAAACCTCAAAGTTACAGAGTAAGCCTTTTTGTAGGAACGCAAACATTGAGCCGTCTGTATTCAAAAAGCCACGAAAATATCTTTCCTGTCAGCGCATGGACTCATAAGGAATAA